The following nucleotide sequence is from Candidatus Methanosuratincola sp..
CGACCTGGACCGGCCCTTCAGGCTCAGGAAGAGGGGCAACTACATCCAGGCGGTCTGGCTGGACGGGAGCCCGGCGGCTTACATAAACCTCAAGACGGGGAGGTTTGTCGGCGACACTTTGACGTCCGAGATCCTGGAAAGGGCGTACGAGGAGTTCCACGGCAACGCGCCGAGAGAAGCCCTGAGCTCGAAGCGCCTGAGGGGCGGCGGCGATACCGGCACCTGTGCGTTCTGCGGCAGGGGCGGAGCCCCCTGGCAGCCCAAGGCCGGGGCGTACGTCCATTACGGGTGCATCGAGGACCTCATGTAGGTGCAGGTCAACAGTGAGGCGGGTCGTGCTCCTCGGGCCCTTCACGGGCGAAGGGAGGGGTGAAGCCGACAACCTCCTCCTCATGGGGCTGAGGGGCAGAAGCTGTACCAAGCCGACTCATGTGCAGGTCTCGCTATTGGACGTGAAGTAGTGCCAGGAAGCCAGGAAGTCCTTCAGTTCCTCCGTGGTCGGGTCGGGGCCCGCCTCCCTCAGTATCTCGGGTATGTCTCCGCCAGAGAACTTCTTACTCTTGACCGAGGGCTGCCTCAGGTGAAGGTCTACGCGGCAGAGCCCAGAAACTCTTCCAGGGCGCCCCTGGTACCCTGCTGTACAGTGCAAATTTGACCCGGCTGTACCGTTCAGTTTCGCGTCTGTTTGAAAAAGCACTTCCCTGGCGAAGCCTCTCTGCCCAGACAAAGAAGGTTCGATGGCGGGTCCGGAGGGATTTGAACCCTCGACCATTGACTTAGAAGGCCAACGCGCTATCCAGTCTGCGCCACGGACCCCAACGTGTCTCAATAGCGCTATTCCAATAAATATTTCTGTGTCAGCCAAAAACTAAATACCGGTTGTTTCATAATCTTTTGAAAAGCGGGGATTCCCAAGTCAGGACAACGGGGCAGGGCGCCGCGAGGCGTGCCAGACTTAAGATCCGGGCTTGGTAGCCTTCGGATGGGTTATCCTGTGGCGAAGGCCTTCGTGGGTTCGAATCCCACTCCCCGCACCTAACCTAATCAGGACTGCAAAAAAAGGTGCAGTTTTTTAAACGAATAAAACCTGCCTTCTTTTTCAGCACACCTTTAAATTTATTAACTGTTGCACTAAACCCATTATGAGGTATTCCTGTTGAAGATCCCCGAGGTTTTTGGTCTCCTGCTCTCGTGGTTCGTCATCACGCTCTGCTTCTCCCTGTGGACCCTCTTTGAGTCTCCAGACCTCTTCCTATACGTCTTCCTGCTATCCGGCTCATCGGCAGGTCTCGGCTTCCTGCTCCATGAGCTGGCGCACCGTTCAACTGCCAAAAAGTACGGTTGCCATGCATACTATAATGTGTGGCTCTTGGGGATCATCCTTGCCCTAATAATGTCCGTAGTGACCCGGGGTAATGTGATCTTCGCAGCGCTGGGCGCTGTCTACATCGTCCCGATGATGACTGCCCCCTCCCTCGATTTCAGCGCTATGAAAAAAGTTTTCGGGATAATCTCCCTTTCTGGCCCTGCGATGAACCTCCTCTTGGTAGCCTTCTTCTACGCCCTCTCCAGCTTGGGAGGGGTTTTTTCACTCCTGGGCCTTTACGGGATGCGGATCAACCTCTGGCTTGCCGCATTCAACCTGATCCCGATACCTCCCTTCGACGGGTACAAGGTCTTCTCATGGTCCAAGGCTATCTGGGCGCTCTTTGCCGTTCCATCTTGGGCTTTGGTGCTTCTCCTTTAACTGCAATAAGCAATTAAGCCCTGGAGCCAAATGATAGCCTGGGGTCTCCGTATGTTGCCTTACGAGCTCAAGATATTGGAGGAGCTAGTTTCAATCAATACCGACTCGATCAAAAAATGTGGCTACGAGGAATGCGCCTCCCTGATATCCAAGAGAATGAGGGAGATCGGACTTAAAGTCGAGGTATTCGACCCAGTTGAACTGGCAGGCGACGGAAAGAAGAGGCCCAACGTGGTTGGAACGTTGGACTTGGGCGCTGAAAGCACACTGGGGCTGCTGACCCACTACGACGTCGTGCCGCCGGGCGAGGGCTGGAAAAGGGATCCATTCAGCCTAAAAATTGAGGGGGACCGTGCGTATGGTAGGGGTGCTGCTGACGACAAGTCTGCAATCGCAGCGTCTCTGGGCGCCCTATCTCGAATCGGCGAGAAGGGGAGGTACAATGTAAAACTGATCGCTTCGCCTGACGAAGAAGTGGGGGGACGTTGGGGGATAGGTTATGTGATCAATGACCTGAATCTGAGCCTTGACTGCGGGGTTGTGGTCGATGCTATGCCGAATATGGTCTGCGTCGGGGCGAGTGGCATTGTCCAGGGGGAGGTTTATGTCAGGGGAGTCCAAGGACACGCAGGGTACCCCCACAGGTCTGACAACCCGATCCCGAAGCTAGCGTCGCTCATTAGGGAATTCGAGAATTTCGCCCGATTCAGGGAGAAAAAACTCTCGAAAATAGACGCCCCCCCGGGTTCTCCGAATAAGAAGCTCTGGGGGCGCTTCTCCTTCACAATAATAGGGGGAGGGGAAAAGGAGAACATAATACCCTCTAATGCCTGGGCAAGGTTTGACATGCGGATCCTGCCTGACGAACCGGTGGAAAAGGCTAAGCTCGAGCTGATCGACTTCTTCAACAGGACCAGGGAATCGCTCGGGATCAACGCCGAATTGAGGATCATGCTGGAGGACAGGGGTTTCCTTACGTCGCCCGAACACCCTTTTGTTGAGAGCTTCCTCAGGGCAACCGCCTCCGTATTCGGCTCCCCTCTTCCACTGGGCGCCTCCCTGGGAGGAGACGATGGCAAATTCCTGGCATCAAAGGGGATCCCCGTGGTCAGCTACGGTGCCATAGCCGAGGACTCGCATTTCCATGGGGTAGACGAATTTGTGTACATCAGAGATCTCATGCGCCTTAGAGACGTTCTTGTCCAGCTGATTAGATAGTTTTTTAAGGTCACTTGACATTTTTTCTTCATGCAACCTTACCTTGTCATCGCCACAATAAATGAACTGAAGAACTTGGAGCCTTTGAAGCAAGAGCTGAAGGAAACAAACACGAAGGTTATTGTGGTGGATGAGGGGAACCATGAGATCCGTTCTAAGAACGAGCGGATACTGGACGGTATTGAAAGTTCATACTATGGCCCATCAGAGCGGGAAGAGTGGTTCAAGTCGAGATTTGGGTCCGGCTACAAGAAATACTCGGAAGTCATCCCAAAAAGGGCGCACGCCGAGACCAGCTTCGGCTTTCTCATCGCTTATGAAGAGGGCGCAGATTTCATAGTTGAGTTGGATGACGACGTATTCATCCAGGGGCTGATCCCTGGGCACAAGGAAAACCTATTCGGCGGGGACGGGAAGACCGTTCACTCGAAATCAAGGTGGTATAATACACTCGACTCGATATCGCTTAACAAGGAGGGGCGCTTCTTCCCCAGAGGTCACCCCTATTCCCCGGAAACGCGCCTCGAGGAGTACTCTTGGGATATGTCTGGGGGCAGCTGCGTCCTCAACATGGGCCACTGGATCGGTAATCCGGACTTCGATGCCCTGACGATCCTCTACCATGGCGGGATGGACGGGAAGTGCGACGTAATGGGGGAACGCCTGCTGAATGAAAAGGTAGTCGTCGGAAGGGGGACTTACTTCGCAGTCTGCAGCATGAACACCTCGTTCGTCCCCAAGATCGTACCTGCCTTCTACCAGCTCTACATGAACACGATGGGCATAGACCGCTTCGACGACATATGGTCGGGGGTCTTCCTCAAGCGCGTTGCTGACCATCTGGGCGACAGGGTATCTCTGGGCAAACCCGTAGGGGTTCACCGGAAGAGGCCGCGCAGCGTATTCAAGGACCTCAA
It contains:
- a CDS encoding M20/M25/M40 family metallo-hydrolase, with protein sequence MLPYELKILEELVSINTDSIKKCGYEECASLISKRMREIGLKVEVFDPVELAGDGKKRPNVVGTLDLGAESTLGLLTHYDVVPPGEGWKRDPFSLKIEGDRAYGRGAADDKSAIAASLGALSRIGEKGRYNVKLIASPDEEVGGRWGIGYVINDLNLSLDCGVVVDAMPNMVCVGASGIVQGEVYVRGVQGHAGYPHRSDNPIPKLASLIREFENFARFREKKLSKIDAPPGSPNKKLWGRFSFTIIGGGEKENIIPSNAWARFDMRILPDEPVEKAKLELIDFFNRTRESLGINAELRIMLEDRGFLTSPEHPFVESFLRATASVFGSPLPLGASLGGDDGKFLASKGIPVVSYGAIAEDSHFHGVDEFVYIRDLMRLRDVLVQLIR